The Sulfurospirillum tamanense DNA window TATTAACAGGCTTCCCTTCCCACACAAGACGTTCAATGGTTTCATAGGTCATGGTTTTGTTCATGTTGTCTACTAACAATCCCACCAACAACCGTTCTTTTTTGGTAAGAACGACAGGGATGTCATTCTTATAAATTTGCCGTTCAAGCAAGTCGTACTGATGGCCTTTTGCCAACACAATACGGTTATTTTTACACACAACACGCGAAGCAGGAGAGAGTTCGTGTTTGCTTTTAAATAAGGCAATTTGGATGGAGCTGTTAAGCTGATGCTCATCCACCGGCTTAATGATGTATCCATAGGGCTTAGTTACTTGTGCTTTTTTAAGAGTTTGTTCGTCACTGTGCGCCGTTACGTAAACCACAGGGATGGCTAAAGTTTCTTGGATATAACGCACAATCTGCGTTCCATCTTCACCGTTTTCAAGCTTGATATCCATTAATACCGCATCAGGACGATGGGCCTCAATGCTCTTTAACGCATCTGCCGTATTGGTGCACACATCATCCACCACATACCCAAACTCCTCTAGGCACTGCTGCATGTCTAGTGCAATAATCACCTCGTCTTCAACAATGACAATATGTGGAGATTTTTTCATTGGTTACCCCGTAATAGTATCGGTCCATTTTATCGAACAGCCCATGGAGGGCATCTGTTCTTGCGGTGGCTGTTTACCACTAAAAAGCAACGTAATGGCGTCACGCAATTCCTCTTTTTTGACCTTGCTCGCGTCCTTCCAATAATCATCTACTCGACCATGATAAAACAACTTATCCTCGCCATCAAAGAGAAAAATATCGGGTGTGCACGTAGCACCCAAAGAGCGTGCAACTTTTTGACGATGATCAATAAGATAAGGAAAAGGAAGGTTAAATTCGGTAATTTTATCAAGCATGTGCGCAGGCGAATCCTCTGGGTAATTGGGGTGAATGTTAGGGTTAATCGCCACCACGCCCACATCTACTTTAGAAGCAAATTCTGCCACTTCTACTAACCGTTCCCAAAGGGCTTGATTGTACGGGCAATGGTTACAGACCACATAAATCAACAACCCCGTTTTCCCCATTAACTCTTTTGAGCCATAGGCTTTGCCATTAGGGTCTTCAAGGGCAAAATGCTGTAGCGGTGTTCCAAGCTCTACAAGAGCAGATTCAATCAGTGCCATAGGTTTTCCTTGTTACAATTCTTTCAACAATCTCGACCACACGGTGTACAGAAGCCACCAAACACCGCTCTTTTACTGTGTGAGGCGCCTCAATTTGCGGCCCAAGAGAACACACCTCAAGCGGTGCATCGTGCTTTGAAAGCAACACGCCACACTCTAATCCTGCATGAATTCCTGCAAACTCGGCTTTTCCCCAAACGGCCGCCGCTTCTTCTTTTACCAGTAAAGCAAATGGCCCAATGTGAGGGTTCCATGGAAGAGTTTCATCCTTAAATGCCACACTAAAACCCCCAAGCTCCAAAAGCGCCTTTGTCTCTTTCTTGAGTGCATCTAACCCTTCTGTGCTCATGGCACGCGCAAAAAACTCTACGCGCAAAGAGCCTTCAGAGAAAGAAAGGAGCGAAAGGTTAATGCTTTGACTTGGAATCGCCAAGGCTACATCCCAACCACGCACACCTTGCGAAAACGCACAAAGTGTTTTGAGTATTGTATCAGAATTCGCCACAACCTTTTCACACCGTTGCGCAAGTGCTTTACATGTAAAAAAAGGCTCTTTACATGTAAAGGGTTTTGGCATCATTACAACCGCGCGTGCTGCTGTGGGAATAGAGTTAATCCGCTCTCCGCCCTCTAGGTGCACAAGCGCGCATTCTTGTTCTGCTAAAGCGTGGACGAGCAGCACAATGGCGTTGGGGATATTTTCATGAATCTGAATCCCCGAATGCCCACCGCGCAAGCCCGAAACACAAATTTCATACAGTGCCCAACCCGCAGGGGCTTTGGTAAACTCAGGGGAGCATGTGCCGATGATGTCCACGCCTCCGGCACACCCCACAAACACTTTGCCCTCCTCTTCACTGTCAAGGTTAAGCAAACAAGGGCTTTGAATCTGCATTTCCAACCCATTTGCACCCAAAAGCCCCACTTCTTCGTTGTTTGTAAAGAGACATTCTAGGTGGTCTTGAGTGTGGAGCAAAGAGAGCATCATTGCCACACCCATGCCATTATCTGCTCCCAAAGAAGACCCTTTGGCGCACAAATACCCCGCTTCTTCTTGGAGTAAAATGCGAGGCGCACTGCCCATGCACACCATGTCATAATGGGCTTGCAAACATACCTTGGGCGAGCCTTTTTGCGCCAAAATATTGCCTGCTTTATCCACGCGCACGGAAGCACCACAGGCTTTTGCTTCTTGCACGAGATGAGCACGCATCGCTTCTGTGTCGAAACTGCAATGAGGGATGGCACACAAGGTGCTAAAATGCGCTAAAACGTCCGATGGCACACGGCTTCCTTTACGTAAACTTTAAAAACAATATGCTACTATTTCTTCCATGAAAAAGGCATTAATACTCATCCTCTTCGCCCTTACCTTCCAAGGGTGCTTATACCTCAACGACCGTGGTGTTTCCACACGTTATTATAACGACTGCAAAGAGTATTATGACTCAATGGGCGTGTACCGTAAAACGTGCGATGACAACCTTGTTGATTTTAGCGATCTCAACCCTAAAAAGCTTCGCCAATGACCCTCGACGCGCTTCGAAAAGAGCGCCAAGCATGGCTTACGTGGAAAAACATTGCGCCCTTGCGCGACTTGCTTGCTACCCTTCCAGACCCCGGTGGTAGCACCTTTA harbors:
- a CDS encoding thioredoxin family protein, with the protein product MALIESALVELGTPLQHFALEDPNGKAYGSKELMGKTGLLIYVVCNHCPYNQALWERLVEVAEFASKVDVGVVAINPNIHPNYPEDSPAHMLDKITEFNLPFPYLIDHRQKVARSLGATCTPDIFLFDGEDKLFYHGRVDDYWKDASKVKKEELRDAITLLFSGKQPPQEQMPSMGCSIKWTDTITG
- a CDS encoding M20/M25/M40 family metallo-hydrolase yields the protein MPSDVLAHFSTLCAIPHCSFDTEAMRAHLVQEAKACGASVRVDKAGNILAQKGSPKVCLQAHYDMVCMGSAPRILLQEEAGYLCAKGSSLGADNGMGVAMMLSLLHTQDHLECLFTNNEEVGLLGANGLEMQIQSPCLLNLDSEEEGKVFVGCAGGVDIIGTCSPEFTKAPAGWALYEICVSGLRGGHSGIQIHENIPNAIVLLVHALAEQECALVHLEGGERINSIPTAARAVVMMPKPFTCKEPFFTCKALAQRCEKVVANSDTILKTLCAFSQGVRGWDVALAIPSQSINLSLLSFSEGSLRVEFFARAMSTEGLDALKKETKALLELGGFSVAFKDETLPWNPHIGPFALLVKEEAAAVWGKAEFAGIHAGLECGVLLSKHDAPLEVCSLGPQIEAPHTVKERCLVASVHRVVEIVERIVTRKTYGTD
- a CDS encoding response regulator gives rise to the protein MKKSPHIVIVEDEVIIALDMQQCLEEFGYVVDDVCTNTADALKSIEAHRPDAVLMDIKLENGEDGTQIVRYIQETLAIPVVYVTAHSDEQTLKKAQVTKPYGYIIKPVDEHQLNSSIQIALFKSKHELSPASRVVCKNNRIVLAKGHQYDLLERQIYKNDIPVVLTKKERLLVGLLVDNMNKTMTYETIERLVWEGKPVNTATLRSLIRRVRGKLGEDIIENVTSTGYRIRMHKAK